In Rana temporaria chromosome 3, aRanTem1.1, whole genome shotgun sequence, a single window of DNA contains:
- the SNAPC2 gene encoding snRNA-activating protein complex subunit 2, which yields MKPPVRRRTAPQRFVVLDSAPARVAPIRLAWLCKEKMELLRGLKAQVGQKVPDPPVQGRSKSEVSSYIAWLRSRAAREAVQTVYEKWVQDRKAEEAETPVPIELWTDLVYRMSKPTEEALTAAFSQMLTIASTEPLTLRHSIPCKEPRKRASRSNSPAMNSSQQEKPSGEGPAPSGVEPVAVEEAADGRWKKLDFEKIYKYLSKASMGETLPKLSECESAVVLNLLYCIPGQLQTLNAQALCDALRDTYTDMNKPTKSENSEQESAALGSQAADWKELGFCPLNPLMLPLEVLKPK from the exons ATGAAGCCCCCTGTGCGCAGACGCACTGCTCCCCAACGCTTTGTGGTGTTGGACTCTGCCCCAGCCCGTGTGGCCCCGATACGCCTGGCGTGGCTATGCAAGGAGAAAATGGAACTTCTGAGAGGTCTCAAGGCCCAGGTGGgccaaaaagtccctgacccgcCGGTCCAAGGGCGGAGCAAATCAGAG GTATCCTCGTATATAGCTTGGTTGCGTAGCCGCGCTGCCCGGGAGGCCGTCCAGACCGTCTACGAGAAATGGGTGCAGGACAGGAAGGCTGAAGAGGCCGAAACCCCGGTGCCCATTGAG TTATGGACGGATTTAGTGTACCGGATGTCCAAGCCAACAGAAGAAGCCTTGACTGCTGCCTTCTCACAG ATGTTGACGATCGCGTCCACGGAACCGTTGACTCTCCGGCATTCCATACCCTGTAAAGAGCCCCGGAAGCGCGCTTCCCGCTCCAATAGCCCTGCCATGAACAGCTCTCAGCAGGAAAAGCCCTCAGGGGAGGGGCCTGCTCCCTCGGGGGTTGAGccagtggctgtggaggaggcggctGATGGTCGGTGGAAGAAACTAGACTTTGAGAAGATTTATAAATACCTTTCTAAGGCATCTATGGGGGAGACCCTTCCGAAGCTGTCTGAATGTG AATCGGCAGTCGTCCTTAATCTCCTGTACTGCATCCCAGGCCAGCTACAGACTCTGAATGCTCAGGCTTTATGCGACGCTCTGCGTGATACCTACACAGATATGAACAAGCCAACCAAATCGGAGAATTCAGAGCAGGAAAGTGCCGCGCTGGGCTCACAGGCGGCGGACTGGAAAGAATTGGGCTTTTGCCCCTTAAATCCTTTAATGCTGCCTCTTGAAGTTTTGAAACCTAAATAG